The region GTAGGCCTCCAGGCCCGCGTTGAAGGCCCTGGCCCAGGCGGCCTCGCGCTCCGGCTCGATTTCCAGTTCGTACGCGGGATAGATGCGTTCGGCCTCCACGAACCAGCGGTCGGCGTCGCGGTATTCCCCGAGCCTGGTCCCCGCTACGCCGGCGAGGAAGTAGTGGATGGAGTTGCCCGGATCGGCTTCGATGCCCTCCAGTGCCTGCGCGAGCGCGGCCTCCTCCTCCCCGTTGATGTTGAGGTAGAGGGTCGCGGTCTGGGAAAACCGGGTCTCGGCGGGCGGTACTCCCGGAGGGTAGACGATCCCGGTGGCCGACCGTAACGGACCCGAGGGCCCCCGGCCGACGGCGCACCCCAGGAACAGCATCCCCGCCAGCAGGGCACCAGCCGCGGGGCTCGGTCGCATCAGGTCCAAGGGAAGGGGATGCTGAAGACGGCGGAGCGCGCCACCGAGACGCCCTGCTCGCGCGCGGGCCGGAACGAGATCACTTCGTTGACGAGTTCCAGCGCGATTTCGTCAACGCGCAGGTCGCCGCTTGACTCCATGATCTCGGACCACTCGACCGACCCGGTGCGGTCGATCCAGAGGGTGACGCGCACGGTCATGAAGTCCTCCTCGGCCAGGCCTTCCTGCGCCGCGGAACGGCGCATGAACTCCATGACCTCGTCCGGATTGCGCACCAGCACCCAGGCCGACAGCGAGGTCAGCGAGAGTTCGGGCTCGAGCACGGAGAGCCGGTCGAGATCGAGCTCATCGGGATCCGGCAGCGATTCCAGCGATGCCGTGGAGGCGTTGCCTCCAATCGAAAGCGCGTCTTCGGCGGGAGCCTCCTCGCCCCCGGAAGCCGCGGGGGCCTCCGGCTCCGAGGCGTCCAGCTCCGGTTCGACGACAACCGGCCGGGGCGCCGCACGCCCACGCAGGCGGTCGAGGAAACTGCCACCGCGACCCTCGCCGCCACCATTCGCGAACTCGGCGGGGTCGGAATCCTCCTGCCCTGCCTCCGCTTCGACTTCTCCGGCGGAAGCGGAATCCTCACCCGCGCCCGCAACGGCCGCGAAGGCGATGGCCTCAAGGCCGGGCATGGGTCCGGGAGGCTGGAGGAGGATCCACTCCGTGCCCCGGGCGCCGAAGAGGGGCTCCGGCGACAGATCCCTGAGCCTCCATCCCGGGAAGAACGCGAAGCCCGCCATATGGACGAACACGGCCACCACGATCGACCAGGCCAGCCGATCGCCCCACTTTGCCTTGAAGCGGTCGTTGGCGGTGGGAGCGAACATGGGTCACACTAGGGAGGGAAGTGCGGAACGGACAAGCCCGATCCGCGTCATCCGGAGACCGCGCCGGAACGGAACCGCATGAAGATTCCCCTGCCCTGGCTGGCGGCGATCCTGACCGTGTGCGCCTTCATGTTCTGGTTGTCTGCGACTCGGCCGGAGCCCGTGGGGGACACCCTCCCGGCTCCGCTTCCGGCCGAACCGGACCAGGTCCAACCGGACCAGGTCGAACTCCCGACCGAGGGGTCGTCGATGCCGTGCCAGGTCCCCCTCCGATGGCGAATCGCGCGGCTGGACGAGGAGTTCGGGCTGGACGCCCTGACCGTAGCAACCGTGGTG is a window of Gammaproteobacteria bacterium DNA encoding:
- a CDS encoding TonB family protein encodes the protein MFAPTANDRFKAKWGDRLAWSIVVAVFVHMAGFAFFPGWRLRDLSPEPLFGARGTEWILLQPPGPMPGLEAIAFAAVAGAGEDSASAGEVEAEAGQEDSDPAEFANGGGEGRGGSFLDRLRGRAAPRPVVVEPELDASEPEAPAASGGEEAPAEDALSIGGNASTASLESLPDPDELDLDRLSVLEPELSLTSLSAWVLVRNPDEVMEFMRRSAAQEGLAEEDFMTVRVTLWIDRTGSVEWSEIMESSGDLRVDEIALELVNEVISFRPAREQGVSVARSAVFSIPFPWT